A window of Kribbella sp. NBC_00382 genomic DNA:
CGCTCATCGCGCACCCGGCAACACCGGCACACTCGCGGAGATCGCCGTACCAGCGCCTGGCTCCGACTCGATCTGGAGCCGGCCGTCCAGGGCCTCGATCCGCTGCCGCATCGCGATCAACCCGAATCCGCCCTCTCCGTCGACCACACCAGCCTGGAATCCCTTGCCATCATCGCGGACGTCCAAGGCGACCTTGTCCTCCAGGTAGGACAGTGTGAGGCCGACCCGGGTCGCTTGCGCATGCTTGGCGACATTGGCCAACGCCTCCTGCGCAGTACGAAGCAGAGCGAGCTCCGCGTCGGGCGGTAGGGGGAGCGTAGTACCGGTCGTAGTGACCTGTACTTCGATGTTGTGCAGTGCAGTCCAGCGTTTCGCGACGTCGGCCAGTGCATCGCTCAGCCGGGCACTGTCGAGCGATCCGGGGCGGAGCGCGTGCACGGATCGCCTTGCCTCGTTGAGACTTTCCCTGGCCAGGGCGATCGCGGCCTCCACATGACGGCTCGGCTCGTTCTCCGCCGCCTGCAACTGGGTGATGATCCCGGTCAGGCCTTGCGCGAGGGTGTCGTGGATCTCCCGCGCCATCCGCTGCCGCTCGTCCAGTACGCCGGCCTCGCGGGCCTGGTCGAGCAGTTGCTGGTGGAGTTTCGCGTTCTCGGCCAGCGTCGCCTCGAGCCGGCGATTGGCCTCGCTGACGTCCTGCAGGGCGTGGTTGCGGGCGTCGTTGCGTTGATCCTGTTGCCGGTCGAGCCAGGCGAAACCGGTCATCGGCAGGATGTTGGCGAGCAGTACGGCGAAGAAGATCGCGAGGCCGACCGTGGTGGTCTTGTCGACCGTGGAGGCCTGCGCGGCCCCGGCGACGGCCGCCACCGCGGCGACACCGAGCAACTTCCAGGGCCACGGCAACACCCCGAAGGCGTAGAAGTACCCGGCCGGGGTGAAGAAGCCGAACCAGGGGTCGCGATGGACCAGTACCCCGACGATCAACAGCAGACCGGCGACGAAGACCAGCATGTGCGGCGTCCGCTCCCGCCACGCGGGATGCAGGGTGAACATCCCCAGCATCCACAACGCAGCCAGGGCACACAGCCCGAGGTCGACCGCCAGCGAACGCAGGTCGTTGTGCTTGATGATCACCGTGCCGACCGTCAGCACGGCCAGCAGGACATAGGGCACGACGGTGACCAGCAAGGGCCAGCGTCGCTCCTCCATTCTTCGCACCCTACCTGCCGTTGAAGGCGGTCCGCAGGTGCTTGCCATTGACAACCAGTACGACGCCGAGCAGCAGCAGGCCGCAGACGCCCTGCTCGACCTTGAGCCAGACCGGGAAGTCGCCCGGGATGGCGATGATGACGGCGATCGCGACCAGCATGATCGCCGAGACGAGCCGCAACCGGAGGTACGAACGGCCGTGCCCGCGCGCTGCCCTGGCGGCGAAGGCTGTCATCAATGCGGCGCTGCCGACGACGATGACGGTCCGCACCCAGACGGCGTCGGTGACGACCGACGGATGATGGCGAAGGATGAAGACCGCCACCACCGTGAGAACGCTCAGCGCCAGATAGCCCGCGACCAGCGCCTTGACGGTCCGGAACGCGGCGGTGTGGGTTGCTTCGAGCTGTGTGGTCATGGTTCGAGCCTGACAGCCGGGCCGGCATGACGCATCGGCCAACACGCTGGTTCGCAGGCCAACCGACCGGCCGAGGGTCCGGATCAGCCGATCGGTTGGTTCATTGCCTACAGCAAGCAAAAAGGAATCGCCCGCCCTGTCCGGGCGACTCCTCTTCAGGAGGTGTTCAGGCCTCAAGAATGCGCCTCATCAACCTTCCACGCAAAGGATTTACCAGCCAGCCAGCCCGCCAGCCCGTCCACCCCGCCTCCGCGTCATCCTCAATCCGCCTCCGCGCAAGCTCGCTGTCCCGCTCGACAGGAGGTAGTACCCGACGCCATGCCGCCCCAGGCTGCGGCAGACGGCCACAAGCGCGCCGGAGGACGCTACCTCCTGTCGAGCGGGACGGCCCTCCCCTTTACAACACCCCAGGACATCCCCCGCACCCCGCTGATCGGCCACCGCCCGTCGGTGGCAATCCCAGCCCGTCAGCAGTTGGTGGCCGCCCATTCGGCGATCTGGGTGAAGTCCGCCGGCGCCAGTCCACAGTTGGCCTCGACCCGATGGAGATGGAAGGCGCTGATGCCGGGTGTCGATTCGAGGAACATCCGGTCGTACCGGTTGATCTCGTCGTCGATCCAGACGAACGGGCGACCGCCGACCCAGCGGGCGACATGTGGGGTCTTCCAGGAGCGTCGACTGCGCTCGGCGCCGGCCCGCGCACCGGGCGGCCACACGATGACCGGAAGATCGCTGGGCAGACCGATCCGCGGTGCGATCAGCCTGTTGGCGCCGTGCTC
This region includes:
- a CDS encoding HAD domain-containing protein; its protein translation is MEPRPYLLLDVDGPLNPYRAKTVPPGYRLEEIVEGEKTWKLLLNQQHGAELTALTDLFELVWATTWEHGANRLIAPRIGLPSDLPVIVWPPGARAGAERSRRSWKTPHVARWVGGRPFVWIDDEINRYDRMFLESTPGISAFHLHRVEANCGLAPADFTQIAEWAATNC
- a CDS encoding sensor histidine kinase, producing the protein MEERRWPLLVTVVPYVLLAVLTVGTVIIKHNDLRSLAVDLGLCALAALWMLGMFTLHPAWRERTPHMLVFVAGLLLIVGVLVHRDPWFGFFTPAGYFYAFGVLPWPWKLLGVAAVAAVAGAAQASTVDKTTTVGLAIFFAVLLANILPMTGFAWLDRQQDQRNDARNHALQDVSEANRRLEATLAENAKLHQQLLDQAREAGVLDERQRMAREIHDTLAQGLTGIITQLQAAENEPSRHVEAAIALARESLNEARRSVHALRPGSLDSARLSDALADVAKRWTALHNIEVQVTTTGTTLPLPPDAELALLRTAQEALANVAKHAQATRVGLTLSYLEDKVALDVRDDGKGFQAGVVDGEGGFGLIAMRQRIEALDGRLQIESEPGAGTAISASVPVLPGAR